In one Pseudomonas sp. Bout1 genomic region, the following are encoded:
- a CDS encoding L-threonylcarbamoyladenylate synthase: MSQFFQIHPENPQARLIKQAVEIIRAGGVVIYPTDSSYAIGCQIGDKNAVERVRRLRDLDKNHNFALICSDLSQLGLFAKVDTGTFRLLKAHTPGPYTFILNATREVPRLLLHPKKRTIGLRVPEHPIALALLAELGEPLMSVSLILPGETEPLYDPYEMRRLLEKHVDLIIDGGYGGNKASTVINLADGEPQVVRVGCGDPAPFMVEA, from the coding sequence GTGAGTCAATTCTTCCAGATTCATCCGGAAAACCCGCAAGCGCGCCTGATCAAACAGGCCGTGGAGATCATCCGTGCCGGTGGCGTGGTGATCTACCCTACCGACTCCTCCTACGCCATCGGTTGCCAGATTGGCGACAAGAATGCCGTCGAGCGCGTAAGACGCCTGCGTGACCTGGACAAGAACCACAACTTCGCGCTGATTTGCAGCGACCTGTCCCAACTGGGGCTGTTCGCCAAGGTCGATACTGGCACCTTCCGCCTGCTCAAGGCCCACACGCCGGGGCCTTACACCTTTATTCTCAACGCCACCCGCGAAGTGCCGCGCCTGCTGCTGCACCCGAAAAAGCGCACCATTGGCCTGCGGGTGCCGGAACACCCGATTGCCCTGGCGCTGCTGGCCGAGCTGGGTGAGCCGCTGATGAGCGTGTCGCTGATCCTGCCGGGTGAAACCGAGCCGTTGTACGACCCCTACGAAATGCGCCGCCTGCTGGAAAAACACGTCGACCTGATCATCGACGGCGGCTACGGCGGCAACAAGGCTTCCACCGTGATCAACCTTGCCGATGGCGAGCCACAAGTGGTGCGCGTGGGTTGCGGCGACCCGGCACCGTTCATGGTCGAGGCCTGA
- a CDS encoding DUF1289 domain-containing protein — MSSTKDPCISVCKFTDDICVGCGRSKREIRAWKKLDKVDKRTVLAEAELRLLALGATGRRKGQ; from the coding sequence ATGAGCTCCACCAAAGACCCCTGCATCAGCGTCTGCAAATTCACCGATGACATCTGCGTGGGCTGCGGACGCAGCAAGCGTGAGATCCGTGCCTGGAAGAAACTCGACAAGGTCGACAAGCGCACGGTACTCGCCGAAGCTGAACTGCGCCTGCTGGCGCTCGGTGCCACCGGTCGGCGGAAAGGCCAATGA
- a CDS encoding YciI family protein, producing MLYAIISTDVANSLEKRLSVRPAHVERLKQLQAEGRLVLAGPHPAVDSNDPGDAGFTGSLVVVEFASLAAAQAWADADPYVAAGVYAHVLVKPFKQVLP from the coding sequence ATGCTCTACGCAATCATTTCCACCGACGTCGCCAACTCCCTGGAAAAACGCCTGAGCGTGCGCCCGGCGCACGTTGAGCGCCTTAAGCAGCTGCAGGCCGAAGGTCGCCTCGTACTGGCCGGCCCGCATCCGGCGGTAGACAGCAATGACCCGGGAGACGCCGGTTTCACCGGTAGCCTGGTAGTTGTCGAGTTCGCTTCCCTGGCCGCGGCACAAGCCTGGGCCGACGCTGATCCGTATGTGGCGGCCGGTGTCTACGCCCATGTGCTGGTCAAGCCGTTCAAGCAAGTCCTGCCTTGA
- the rluB gene encoding 23S rRNA pseudouridine(2605) synthase RluB: MSDQDQNDSQEIGPAGEKLQKVLARIGVGSRRDVEAWITQKRIKVNGVEATLGQRVDLHDAITIDGKVIKREEAAESVRRVIMYNKPDGEICTRDDPEGRPTVFDKMPRPKEGRWINIGRLDINTTGLLMFTTDGELANRLMHPSYEMDREYAVRVRGEVDDEMIERLKAGVVLEDGPAKFTDIKQAPGGEGFNHWYHCVVMEGRNREVRRLWESQGLVVSRLKRVRFGPVFLNSDLPMGRWREMSQFEVDILSAEVGLTPVAMPQMNAKSKDKLERMQRKSSRPVARTDRVARTLRPALDAPATGGRISREPHIEGERRPSAPARQDGERAPRAPRPAGRGDAPAGGRGNRGESGRGAPATSRSDDSASTKRPAKPSPKKRPGLKLVDDAPSGKRRGAPAGSGQRPGFGRKKPQ, translated from the coding sequence ATGAGTGACCAAGACCAGAACGACAGCCAGGAAATCGGCCCCGCAGGCGAAAAACTGCAGAAAGTCCTCGCCCGTATCGGCGTAGGCTCGCGCCGCGACGTAGAGGCCTGGATCACCCAGAAGCGCATCAAGGTCAACGGCGTTGAAGCCACCCTTGGCCAGCGCGTCGACCTGCACGATGCCATCACCATTGATGGCAAGGTCATCAAGCGTGAAGAGGCCGCCGAATCGGTGCGCCGCGTCATCATGTACAACAAGCCCGATGGCGAAATCTGCACCCGTGACGACCCGGAAGGCCGTCCAACCGTATTCGACAAGATGCCGCGCCCTAAAGAAGGCCGCTGGATCAACATCGGTCGCCTGGACATCAACACCACCGGCTTGCTGATGTTCACCACCGACGGTGAACTGGCCAACCGCCTGATGCACCCTTCCTACGAGATGGACCGTGAATACGCGGTACGTGTACGTGGCGAAGTCGATGACGAAATGATCGAGCGCCTCAAGGCGGGCGTGGTGCTGGAAGACGGCCCGGCCAAGTTCACCGACATCAAGCAGGCACCGGGCGGCGAAGGCTTCAACCATTGGTACCACTGCGTGGTGATGGAAGGCCGTAACCGTGAAGTCCGTCGCCTGTGGGAATCCCAGGGCCTGGTGGTCAGCCGCCTGAAGCGCGTGCGTTTCGGCCCGGTGTTCCTCAACTCCGACCTGCCGATGGGTCGCTGGCGCGAAATGAGCCAGTTCGAAGTCGACATCCTGAGTGCCGAAGTTGGCCTGACGCCGGTCGCCATGCCGCAGATGAACGCCAAGAGCAAAGACAAGCTTGAGCGTATGCAGCGTAAATCGTCGCGCCCGGTGGCGCGTACCGACCGTGTGGCCCGCACCTTGCGCCCTGCGCTGGATGCCCCGGCCACTGGCGGTCGCATCTCCCGCGAGCCGCACATCGAAGGCGAGCGTCGTCCTTCGGCACCGGCTCGTCAGGACGGTGAACGTGCTCCGCGCGCACCGCGCCCGGCCGGTCGTGGTGATGCCCCTGCGGGCGGTCGCGGTAACCGGGGTGAGTCTGGCCGTGGTGCCCCGGCTACAAGCCGTAGCGACGACAGCGCCAGCACCAAACGCCCAGCCAAGCCATCGCCGAAAAAGCGTCCGGGCCTGAAGCTGGTCGATGACGCGCCATCGGGCAAGCGTCGTGGTGCACCGGCCGGTTCCGGCCAGCGTCCAGGGTTTGGTCGCAAGAAGCCGCAGTGA
- a CDS encoding septation protein A, giving the protein MKQFIDFIPLLLFFIVYKIDPRVIDIAGHELTVGGIYSATAVLIISSLVVYGALFISQRKLEKSQWLTLVACLVFGSLTLAFHSETFLKWKAPVVNWLFALAFIGSHFIGDRLLIKRIMGHALTLPDPIWVRLNIAWIVFFLFCGAANLFVAFTFQSYWVDFKVFGSLGMTVLFLVGQGIYLSRHLHDTDPTTPKTED; this is encoded by the coding sequence GTGAAACAATTCATCGACTTCATCCCGCTGTTGTTGTTTTTCATCGTTTACAAAATCGACCCCCGCGTTATCGATATTGCCGGCCACGAGCTGACAGTCGGTGGCATCTACAGTGCCACGGCGGTGCTGATCATCAGCTCGCTGGTGGTCTACGGCGCTCTCTTCATCTCCCAGCGCAAGCTGGAAAAAAGCCAATGGCTGACCCTGGTCGCCTGCCTCGTCTTCGGCAGCCTGACCCTGGCCTTTCACAGCGAAACCTTCCTTAAATGGAAAGCCCCGGTGGTCAACTGGCTGTTCGCCCTGGCCTTTATCGGCAGCCACTTCATCGGTGACCGCCTGCTGATCAAGCGGATCATGGGCCACGCGCTGACCTTGCCGGACCCGATCTGGGTGCGCCTGAACATCGCCTGGATCGTGTTTTTCCTGTTCTGCGGCGCCGCCAACCTGTTTGTTGCCTTTACCTTCCAGAGCTACTGGGTGGACTTCAAGGTGTTCGGCAGCCTGGGCATGACCGTGCTGTTCCTGGTCGGCCAGGGTATCTACCTGTCGCGCCACCTGCATGACACCGACCCGACCACGCCGAAAACCGAGGACTGA
- a CDS encoding LTXXQ domain protein, giving the protein MRKTLIALMFAAALPTVAMAAAPEGPGPMGGPEGHMMGGPGHGGEHGMRGKGGPFSQLDLTHEQRQQIGKLMGQQWHARKDLVKKYLDKLPAADQKAMQDEMAAGKQKTQADIRAVLKPDQQKKFDEIVKKQAERRAEWKEFQAWKAQQPQKAQ; this is encoded by the coding sequence ATGCGCAAGACCCTTATCGCTTTGATGTTCGCTGCTGCCCTGCCAACCGTTGCCATGGCGGCGGCGCCTGAAGGCCCAGGCCCGATGGGCGGCCCCGAAGGCCATATGATGGGCGGCCCAGGCCACGGCGGTGAACACGGCATGCGGGGCAAAGGTGGCCCTTTCAGCCAACTGGACCTGACCCACGAACAGCGTCAGCAGATCGGCAAGTTGATGGGCCAGCAGTGGCACGCTCGCAAAGATCTGGTCAAGAAGTACCTGGATAAACTCCCGGCCGCTGACCAGAAAGCCATGCAAGACGAAATGGCCGCTGGCAAACAGAAAACCCAGGCCGACATCCGTGCCGTACTGAAACCCGATCAACAGAAGAAATTCGACGAGATCGTGAAGAAACAAGCCGAGCGCCGTGCCGAGTGGAAGGAATTCCAGGCCTGGAAAGCCCAGCAGCCGCAAAAAGCGCAATAA
- a CDS encoding leucyl aminopeptidase, which yields MDKARAVEHFLYYLAHHPALAGLHRPSILLGHTERYDAIAQSIIQGSAARFDFQVQRLDQAPSETLAKAIEDCDLYMFLYDSSTLPNPSAEGPDFIRALQGVMAEHWKKSLLLKDYGDYFYDTFSVAPQRIADLNATLIRRMSQASVLSFTDQHGSRLEAPLSSIKKWTNINGVGNHDLAPGEIATHSEAINGQVRFVGTFLSTIPFARKYGVLQSPLELWIENSTICTVASEVPGLADDFNKYLNANPSNRRVEELGIGTNEGVKDLYARNAGFEERHCGLHLGLGGGQKGSHHLDLIFASGVLALDDKPVFDGAFMF from the coding sequence ATGGACAAGGCCCGCGCCGTCGAACATTTTCTGTATTACCTCGCCCATCATCCGGCCCTTGCCGGCCTGCATCGCCCCAGCATTTTGCTCGGCCATACCGAACGCTACGACGCCATCGCCCAGTCGATCATCCAGGGCAGCGCCGCCCGCTTCGATTTCCAGGTACAGCGCCTGGACCAAGCCCCCAGCGAAACGTTGGCCAAAGCCATCGAAGACTGCGACCTGTATATGTTTCTCTACGATTCCTCGACCCTGCCCAACCCAAGCGCCGAAGGCCCGGACTTTATCCGCGCGCTGCAAGGCGTGATGGCCGAGCATTGGAAGAAGTCCCTGCTGCTCAAGGACTACGGCGACTATTTCTACGACACCTTCAGCGTTGCCCCACAACGGATTGCCGACCTCAACGCCACGTTGATCCGGCGCATGTCCCAGGCCAGCGTGTTGAGCTTCACCGATCAGCATGGCTCGCGCCTTGAAGCGCCCCTGAGCAGCATCAAGAAGTGGACCAATATCAACGGCGTCGGCAACCACGACCTGGCGCCCGGCGAGATCGCTACCCACAGCGAGGCCATCAATGGCCAGGTGCGGTTTGTCGGCACTTTCCTCAGCACCATTCCCTTTGCACGCAAATACGGCGTGCTGCAATCACCGCTGGAATTGTGGATCGAGAACTCGACCATCTGCACCGTGGCGAGTGAAGTGCCGGGGCTGGCGGATGACTTCAACAAATACCTGAATGCCAACCCGTCCAACCGCCGGGTGGAAGAATTGGGCATTGGCACCAACGAAGGCGTGAAGGATTTGTATGCGCGCAATGCCGGCTTTGAGGAGCGCCATTGCGGGCTGCACCTGGGCTTGGGCGGTGGGCAGAAAGGCAGCCATCATCTGGACCTGATCTTCGCCAGCGGCGTGTTGGCGTTGGATGACAAGCCGGTGTTTGATGGGGCTTTCATGTTCTGA
- the scpB gene encoding SMC-Scp complex subunit ScpB, whose product MNLTEPRELAPLLEAFLLASGKPQSLERLFELFEEAERPEPPVFKKALEILRKSCDGRAFELREVASGYRLQIREKFSPWVGRLWEERPQRYSRAMLETMALIAYRQPITRGEIEDVRGVAVNSHIVKTLLEREWIRIVGYRDVPGKPAMFATTKVFLDHFNLKNLDDLPPLAELREMEPDPVLDFDDAPVPAGLQELADASAEPEEPKDETSFHTLLLELDDMEQGIKTDFDDLLRDGAVSDGELEPALQLNVEVELPVEVQPEPEPEEDILGVAEARAKLLAAVAALEQPELSDEEAEAQALAEAIENERRQFED is encoded by the coding sequence ATGAATCTGACTGAACCCCGCGAACTGGCCCCGCTGCTGGAGGCCTTTCTCCTGGCCTCGGGCAAGCCGCAATCCCTGGAGCGCCTGTTCGAACTGTTTGAAGAAGCCGAGCGCCCCGAGCCGCCGGTGTTCAAGAAAGCCCTGGAGATTCTGCGCAAATCCTGCGACGGCCGCGCCTTTGAGCTGCGGGAAGTCGCTTCGGGTTATCGCCTGCAAATCCGCGAGAAGTTCTCGCCGTGGGTCGGCCGCCTGTGGGAAGAACGCCCGCAGCGTTATTCCCGGGCGATGCTGGAAACCATGGCACTGATCGCCTATCGCCAGCCCATCACCCGGGGCGAGATCGAAGACGTGCGGGGGGTGGCGGTCAACAGCCATATCGTCAAGACGTTGCTGGAGCGTGAGTGGATTCGCATCGTTGGCTACCGTGACGTGCCCGGCAAGCCGGCGATGTTTGCCACCACCAAGGTGTTCCTCGACCACTTCAACCTTAAGAACCTCGACGATTTGCCGCCGTTGGCCGAACTGCGGGAGATGGAGCCGGACCCGGTGCTGGACTTCGACGACGCCCCGGTGCCCGCCGGGTTGCAGGAACTGGCCGACGCCAGCGCCGAGCCGGAAGAGCCGAAGGACGAAACCAGTTTCCATACGCTGTTGCTGGAACTGGACGACATGGAGCAGGGCATCAAGACCGACTTCGATGACTTGCTGCGTGATGGTGCGGTCAGTGACGGTGAGCTGGAGCCTGCGTTGCAACTGAACGTTGAGGTTGAGCTGCCAGTCGAAGTTCAACCGGAACCGGAGCCGGAGGAAGATATCCTCGGTGTGGCCGAAGCCCGCGCCAAACTCCTGGCCGCTGTAGCCGCTCTCGAACAGCCCGAACTGAGCGACGAAGAGGCCGAAGCCCAGGCACTGGCCGAAGCCATCGAAAACGAACGCCGCCAATTCGAAGACTGA
- a CDS encoding HAMP domain-containing sensor histidine kinase has translation MRSLFWRVLASFWLAIALVAGLSILLGHMLNQDAWILSRHPGLNNLAQEWTQLYEAQGEDAAQELLQQRKRQYHIDVQVLNESGEPVVRGTFPRRAAALEARQNDSQDRHLPWRRLTAEYTSEKTGDTYLLIYRIPHPELDAWHRSSLLWPLSALAIALVVLTLFSLLVTLSITRPLSRLRGAVHDLGQTTYQQNSLARLANRRDEFGVLATDFNRMGARLQSLIGSQRQLLRDVSHELRSPLARLRIALALAERATPEAREKLWPRLTRECDRLEALISEILVLARVDADNASAEDIDLNPLLKALQKDALLGAPDQPVQLDAEAGLQLKGWPTMIERAVDNLLRNAQRFNPPGRPIEMDAKRQGERIVISVRDHGPGVDDEHLSQLGEPFYRAPGQTAQGHGLGLAIARRAAERHGGNLILANHPDGGFIASVDLPLEPGVVIQP, from the coding sequence GTGCGTTCATTGTTCTGGCGCGTCCTTGCCAGCTTCTGGCTGGCCATCGCCCTGGTTGCCGGGTTGTCGATCCTGCTTGGGCATATGCTCAACCAGGACGCCTGGATTCTCAGCCGCCACCCCGGGCTCAATAACCTCGCGCAAGAATGGACGCAGCTCTATGAGGCGCAAGGCGAGGACGCCGCCCAGGAATTACTGCAGCAGCGCAAGCGCCAGTACCACATCGATGTGCAAGTATTGAACGAAAGCGGCGAGCCGGTGGTGCGCGGCACCTTCCCACGTCGCGCCGCCGCCCTCGAAGCCCGGCAAAACGACAGCCAGGACCGTCACCTGCCCTGGCGGCGCTTGACCGCCGAGTACACCAGCGAGAAAACCGGCGACACTTACCTGCTGATCTACCGCATTCCGCACCCGGAGCTGGACGCCTGGCACCGCAGCAGCCTGCTCTGGCCGTTGAGTGCCCTGGCGATCGCGCTGGTGGTGCTGACCTTGTTCAGCCTGCTCGTGACGCTGTCCATCACCCGCCCACTCAGCCGCCTGCGCGGCGCCGTGCATGACCTGGGCCAGACCACCTATCAGCAAAACAGCCTGGCGCGGCTGGCCAACCGTCGCGATGAGTTCGGCGTACTCGCCACCGACTTCAACCGCATGGGCGCCCGCCTGCAAAGCCTGATCGGCAGCCAGCGCCAGTTGCTGCGGGACGTGTCCCACGAACTGCGCTCGCCTCTGGCTCGCCTGCGAATCGCCCTGGCCCTGGCCGAACGTGCCACGCCCGAAGCACGGGAAAAACTCTGGCCGCGCCTGACCCGCGAATGCGATCGCCTCGAAGCGCTGATCAGTGAAATCCTGGTACTGGCCCGGGTAGACGCCGACAACGCCAGCGCCGAAGACATCGACCTCAACCCTCTGCTCAAGGCCCTGCAAAAAGACGCCCTGCTCGGCGCGCCCGACCAACCCGTGCAGCTTGATGCCGAGGCAGGGCTGCAGCTCAAGGGCTGGCCGACCATGATCGAACGCGCCGTGGACAACCTGCTGCGCAACGCCCAGCGCTTCAACCCGCCCGGCCGGCCAATTGAAATGGACGCCAAGCGCCAGGGTGAGCGCATCGTGATCAGCGTGCGCGACCATGGCCCCGGTGTGGATGACGAACACCTGAGCCAACTCGGCGAACCGTTTTACCGGGCCCCGGGGCAAACCGCCCAAGGACACGGCCTGGGCCTGGCCATCGCCCGGCGCGCCGCAGAACGCCATGGCGGGAACCTGATCCTGGCCAACCACCCTGACGGCGGTTTTATTGCCAGCGTGGATTTGCCGCTGGAGCCCGGGGTTGTCATTCAACCCTGA
- a CDS encoding translation initiation factor 2 produces the protein MRLRQLCLLAVLTIGATAHAEETSNTGSSTPLSLSAGSQITDLQQRLKESERQRDELSKQLQSTDATRESTQLSKLRQENQRLAQQLKEAQGSALPRWLTEQQQWFVTGGAVVLIALLCGIFASGGHRRRRQWLN, from the coding sequence ATGCGCTTACGTCAGTTGTGTCTGTTGGCAGTGTTAACGATCGGGGCTACGGCCCACGCTGAAGAAACCTCGAACACCGGCAGCTCCACGCCCCTGTCCTTGAGTGCCGGCAGCCAGATCACCGATTTGCAGCAACGGTTGAAAGAAAGCGAACGGCAGCGGGACGAACTGAGCAAGCAATTGCAAAGTACCGACGCCACCCGCGAAAGTACCCAACTGAGTAAACTGCGCCAGGAGAACCAACGCCTGGCCCAGCAACTCAAAGAAGCACAGGGCAGTGCCTTGCCACGCTGGCTTACCGAACAACAGCAATGGTTCGTAACCGGCGGGGCCGTCGTACTGATCGCCCTGTTGTGCGGGATCTTCGCCAGTGGCGGGCACCGGCGCCGTCGACAATGGCTAAATTGA
- a CDS encoding segregation and condensation protein A has protein sequence MEVFLEAFEGPLDLLLYLIRKQNINILDIPVAEITRQYMGYVELMQTVRLELAAEYLVMAAMLAEIKSRMLLPRSETIEAEEDDPRAELIRRLQEYERFKAAAEGIDGLSRVGRDVVVPKLDAPEARARKLLPDVSLEELLMSMAEVLRRGDMFESHQVSREALSTRERMSDVLDRLKGGGFVPFVELFTKEEGRLGVVVTFMAILELVKESLVELVQNEPFAAIHVRARAE, from the coding sequence CTGGAAGTCTTCCTCGAAGCCTTCGAAGGCCCGCTGGACTTGCTGCTGTACCTGATCCGCAAACAGAACATCAACATCCTCGACATCCCGGTAGCGGAAATCACCCGCCAGTACATGGGCTACGTCGAGCTGATGCAGACGGTGCGCCTGGAGTTGGCCGCCGAGTACCTGGTGATGGCTGCGATGCTTGCGGAGATCAAGTCACGCATGCTGCTGCCGCGCTCGGAGACCATCGAGGCGGAAGAGGATGACCCACGCGCCGAACTGATCCGTCGCCTGCAGGAATACGAACGCTTCAAAGCCGCCGCCGAAGGCATCGACGGCCTGAGCCGCGTGGGCCGCGACGTGGTGGTGCCCAAGCTCGACGCCCCGGAAGCCCGGGCGCGCAAGCTGTTGCCGGACGTGAGCCTGGAAGAACTGCTGATGTCGATGGCCGAGGTACTGCGCCGTGGCGACATGTTTGAAAGCCACCAGGTCAGCCGCGAGGCATTGTCTACCCGCGAGCGCATGAGTGATGTGCTGGACCGCCTCAAGGGCGGCGGGTTTGTGCCTTTTGTCGAGCTGTTTACCAAGGAAGAAGGGCGGCTGGGGGTGGTGGTGACCTTTATGGCGATCCTCGAACTGGTCAAGGAATCCTTGGTCGAGCTGGTCCAGAATGAGCCTTTTGCGGCTATCCACGTGCGGGCGCGAGCCGAATAA
- a CDS encoding PHP domain-containing protein, protein MNVDLHCHSTASDGALAPAVLVARAFEKGVRVLSLTDHDTLEGLAEARETANALGMQLVNGVELSCTWGGATIHVLGYGFDVDAPALVAAIAKLHDGRWLRSEEISRKLALKGMPNGLEGARAIQQALGDSGNAPARPHFADWMVREGFVKDRAEAFRKWLGAGKLGDVKQHWPTLEDTVGTLRAAGAWVSLAHPWHYDFTRSKRRKLIGDYIGAGGHAIEVVNGHQPAEQVGSLAILAREFGLLVSAGSDFHGPGGWSEIGEYRAVPEDLPPLWCRFKHDPIIATV, encoded by the coding sequence GTGAATGTTGATTTGCACTGCCATAGCACAGCTTCCGACGGCGCCCTGGCGCCCGCGGTCCTGGTTGCGCGTGCGTTTGAAAAAGGCGTGCGAGTCCTGTCGTTGACCGACCACGACACCCTCGAAGGCCTGGCAGAGGCACGCGAAACGGCGAATGCCTTGGGCATGCAACTGGTCAACGGGGTTGAATTGTCGTGCACCTGGGGCGGCGCAACCATTCATGTGCTGGGCTACGGTTTCGACGTCGACGCACCGGCGCTGGTGGCGGCCATCGCCAAATTGCACGATGGCCGCTGGCTGCGGTCCGAAGAAATAAGTCGCAAGCTGGCGCTCAAGGGCATGCCCAACGGCCTGGAAGGCGCGCGCGCCATCCAGCAGGCACTGGGCGACAGTGGCAACGCCCCGGCCCGTCCGCACTTTGCCGACTGGATGGTGCGTGAAGGGTTTGTAAAGGATCGCGCCGAGGCGTTCCGCAAATGGCTGGGCGCCGGCAAGCTGGGGGACGTCAAGCAACACTGGCCGACCCTGGAAGACACCGTTGGCACATTGCGCGCAGCGGGTGCCTGGGTGAGCCTCGCGCACCCGTGGCATTACGATTTCACCCGCAGCAAGCGCCGCAAGCTGATTGGCGACTATATTGGTGCGGGCGGCCACGCAATCGAAGTGGTCAACGGGCATCAACCCGCCGAACAGGTCGGCAGCCTGGCGATTCTTGCTCGCGAATTTGGTCTGCTGGTCAGCGCCGGCAGTGACTTTCATGGCCCTGGCGGCTGGTCCGAGATTGGCGAATACCGCGCCGTCCCGGAAGATTTGCCGCCCCTTTGGTGTCGCTTCAAACATGACCCCATTATTGCCACCGTCTGA
- a CDS encoding response regulator transcription factor: MSELLLIDDDQELCELLTSWLSQEGFQVRACHDGLSARKALAEAAPAAVVLDVMLPDGSGLELLKQLRSDHPELPVLMLSARGEPLDRILGLELGADDYLAKPCDPRELTARLRAVLRRSHPAAVSTQLELGDLCFSPVRGVVTIDEQEFVLTVSESRLLEALLRQPGEPLDKQELAQIALGRKLTLYDRSLDMHVSNLRKKIGPHPDGRPRIVALRSRGYYYSL, encoded by the coding sequence ATGAGCGAGCTGTTACTGATAGATGATGACCAGGAGCTCTGTGAGCTGCTGACCAGTTGGTTGAGCCAGGAAGGTTTCCAGGTGCGTGCCTGCCATGACGGCTTGAGCGCCCGCAAGGCATTGGCCGAAGCCGCCCCGGCGGCGGTAGTGCTCGACGTGATGCTGCCCGACGGCAGCGGCCTGGAGCTGCTCAAGCAATTGCGCAGCGACCACCCGGAGCTGCCGGTACTGATGCTCTCGGCCCGCGGCGAACCGCTGGACCGGATCCTCGGCCTGGAACTGGGTGCCGACGATTACCTGGCCAAGCCTTGCGACCCTCGCGAACTCACCGCGCGCCTGCGCGCCGTGCTGCGCCGCAGTCACCCGGCCGCCGTCTCCACGCAGTTGGAGCTGGGCGACCTGTGCTTCAGCCCGGTACGTGGCGTGGTCACCATCGATGAACAGGAATTTGTCCTGACAGTCTCCGAAAGCCGCCTGCTGGAAGCCTTGCTGCGCCAGCCGGGCGAGCCGCTGGACAAGCAGGAGCTGGCGCAAATCGCCCTGGGCCGCAAGCTGACCCTGTATGACCGCAGCCTGGACATGCACGTCAGTAACCTGCGCAAAAAGATCGGCCCACACCCCGATGGCCGGCCACGAATCGTGGCGCTGCGCAGCCGCGGCTATTACTACAGCCTTTAA